The Burkholderiales bacterium genome includes a region encoding these proteins:
- a CDS encoding XRE family transcriptional regulator: MLIKAQLVSKIAEIIDHRGLTQTEVATLLGLTQPSLSKPARRLSRCP, from the coding sequence ATGCTGATCAAGGCGCAGCTCGTCAGCAAGATTGCCGAGATCATCGATCACAGAGGACTCACGCAAACTGAGGTAGCGACTCTGCTAGGCTTAACGCAACCCAGCTTGTCGAAGCCTGCGCGGCGGCTTTCGCGGTGTCCCTGA
- a CDS encoding response regulator — protein MDSTVDSRARVLYVDDDEATRHVLARALRDYAAVEARSGEDAIRASNASAFDAYVLDLWLPDYNGILLCRQIRGNDPHVPIVFWTVADDVAIEERALRGRKRVSAKKRRLFGLA, from the coding sequence ATGGACTCGACGGTCGATTCACGTGCGCGCGTTCTCTACGTAGATGACGACGAAGCCACGCGGCACGTGCTGGCGCGCGCTCTGCGCGACTATGCCGCCGTCGAGGCCCGCAGTGGTGAGGACGCCATACGCGCGAGTAATGCCTCGGCATTTGACGCGTACGTGCTCGATCTCTGGTTGCCGGATTACAACGGAATCCTACTCTGCCGCCAGATACGCGGGAACGATCCCCACGTGCCGATCGTGTTCTGGACCGTCGCGGACGACGTCGCCATCGAAGAGCGAGCGCTACGCGGGCGGAAACGCGTTTCTGCGAAAAAGCGACGATTATTCGGTCTTGCGTGA
- a CDS encoding cold-shock protein produces the protein MVTGTVKWFNDAKGFGFITPDAGGEDLFAHFSSISMQGFKTLREGQRVSFEVTTGNRGKDQASNIQAA, from the coding sequence TTGGTTACAGGTACTGTTAAGTGGTTCAACGACGCCAAAGGCTTCGGCTTCATCACGCCCGACGCCGGCGGCGAGGATCTGTTCGCGCACTTCTCTTCGATCAGCATGCAAGGCTTCAAGACGCTCCGCGAAGGCCAGCGGGTGTCGTTCGAGGTGACGACCGGCAATCGAGGCAAGGACCAGGCGAGCAACATCCAAGCGGCGTAG
- a CDS encoding tripartite tricarboxylate transporter substrate binding protein → MFRKSSARVGAALAGAVLLAAPAWAGESYPTRPVRLVVPFAAGGPTDILGRLYAEKLTAHWGQQVLVDSRPGASGTLGANIVATSNPDGYTVLFGSTSTFAVNQVVLKNIPYDIVRDFRFIGLASNGPHVLMVRAGFPAKTAKDLIALAKKEPGKLRYGSAGTGTIIQMTVELFRLHTGIDIQHVPYKGGGPSVIALLGGEVDLVINDLSVILPHVKSGKGVALAVSNPKRLAPIPDVPTFAELGYPDIVASTWFGVAVPAKTSSALIARLTEVHRAVVASPDYKTRLDTLAMEPLILTPQQTQEFLKREIDKWRKVADAAGIKPE, encoded by the coding sequence ATGTTCAGAAAGTCGTCGGCTCGTGTGGGCGCGGCCTTGGCGGGAGCGGTGTTGCTCGCGGCCCCGGCGTGGGCTGGAGAGAGCTATCCGACCCGGCCGGTGCGGCTGGTCGTGCCGTTCGCTGCGGGCGGGCCCACGGACATCCTGGGTCGGCTCTACGCGGAGAAGCTCACCGCGCACTGGGGCCAACAGGTGCTCGTGGACAGCCGGCCGGGCGCTTCGGGCACGCTCGGCGCCAACATCGTCGCAACCTCCAACCCCGACGGATATACGGTTCTTTTCGGCTCGACCAGCACGTTCGCGGTGAACCAGGTCGTGCTCAAGAACATTCCGTACGACATCGTGCGAGATTTCCGTTTCATCGGGCTCGCGTCGAACGGGCCTCACGTGCTGATGGTGCGCGCGGGCTTTCCGGCCAAGACGGCGAAAGATCTGATCGCCCTCGCGAAGAAGGAGCCGGGCAAGCTGCGTTACGGCTCCGCCGGCACCGGCACGATCATCCAGATGACTGTCGAGCTGTTCAGATTGCACACGGGCATCGACATCCAGCACGTCCCGTACAAGGGCGGCGGACCTTCGGTGATCGCGCTGCTCGGCGGCGAGGTCGACCTGGTGATCAACGACCTGTCGGTCATCCTGCCGCACGTGAAGAGCGGTAAAGGCGTCGCGCTCGCGGTGTCGAACCCCAAGCGCCTCGCGCCCATTCCGGACGTGCCGACCTTCGCCGAGCTCGGCTATCCCGATATCGTCGCGAGCACGTGGTTCGGGGTCGCGGTGCCGGCCAAAACGTCGAGCGCCTTGATCGCGCGGCTGACCGAGGTGCATCGCGCGGTCGTCGCGAGCCCCGATTACAAGACCCGCCTCGACACCCTCGCGATGGAGCCGCTCATTCTCACGCCGCAGCAGACGCAGGAGTTCCTGAAGCGCGAGATCGACAAGTGGCGGAAGGTGGCCGACGCGGCGGGTATCAAGCCCGAATAG
- a CDS encoding enoyl-CoA hydratase-related protein codes for MTIELRRVDEFALITLNRPDALNALSFSLLADFSRTLDEVAHTDARALLIIGAGPKAFCAGADIKELMGRSLTQQKRGAALGQETFAKIERLPMPSVAIINGYAFGGGLELALACTVRLATRGAKMGLPEIKLGLIPGYGGTQRLPRAVGEARAIDLIMTGRTIDGEEAHRIGLVQSLIEGDPLEQAMAYARQFSGYSLPVLGFAREAVGRALTTPLAEGFRIEADLATLAYQTQDAAEGMAAFVGKRKPVFKDE; via the coding sequence ATGACCATCGAACTGAGGCGCGTCGACGAGTTTGCGCTGATTACGCTGAATCGTCCCGACGCTCTCAATGCGCTGTCGTTCTCGCTGCTCGCCGACTTCAGTCGGACGCTGGACGAAGTGGCGCACACCGACGCTCGCGCTCTGCTGATCATCGGCGCGGGCCCCAAGGCATTTTGCGCGGGTGCGGATATCAAGGAGCTCATGGGGCGCTCGCTCACGCAGCAGAAGCGCGGCGCCGCGCTGGGGCAGGAGACGTTCGCGAAGATCGAGCGATTGCCGATGCCGTCGGTCGCGATCATCAACGGCTATGCGTTCGGCGGCGGTCTCGAGCTCGCGCTCGCGTGCACCGTGCGCCTCGCGACCCGCGGCGCGAAGATGGGCCTGCCCGAGATCAAGCTCGGTCTCATTCCCGGCTACGGCGGCACGCAAAGGCTGCCGCGCGCGGTCGGCGAAGCGCGAGCGATCGACCTGATCATGACGGGGCGCACGATCGACGGCGAGGAAGCGCATCGAATCGGGCTCGTGCAGTCGCTCATCGAGGGCGACCCCCTCGAGCAGGCGATGGCGTACGCTCGCCAGTTCTCGGGCTACAGCCTGCCGGTGCTCGGTTTTGCGCGCGAAGCGGTCGGCCGCGCGCTCACGACACCGCTCGCGGAAGGCTTCAGGATCGAAGCCGATCTCGCGACGCTCGCGTACCAGACGCAAGACGCCGCCGAAGGCATGGCGGCTTTCGTCGGGAAGCGCAAGCCCGTATTCAAGGACGAGTGA
- a CDS encoding tripartite tricarboxylate transporter substrate binding protein gives MRIVVSSFLFAAGAGLALTADAQSYPTRPIRFIVPFAPGGTSDLVARVVGAKIGEGVGQTVVVDNRAGAGSTIGSHLAATAPPDGYTILVSHIGLAINETLFARLPYDALKQLTAIARIGSTPNAVVVKNALPVKTMQDFVALAKKEPGKLDYGSGGVGSTGHLSVALLEYVGGLKFNHVPYKGGGPSVTATAAGQVHFAIPALPTAAPHIKAGRVRILAVTGAKRSPSMPDVPTVTEAAVPGYEFDSWFGIFAPAGTPPAIISRLNKVIVTALGTAELRDQLSRAGLDPEPSTPEEMGKILRTDVAKWAKIIKAAGIPINQ, from the coding sequence ATGCGTATCGTCGTCAGCAGCTTTCTCTTTGCAGCCGGGGCCGGCCTTGCGCTCACCGCCGATGCCCAGAGCTATCCGACGCGCCCCATCCGCTTCATCGTTCCGTTCGCCCCCGGCGGAACGAGCGATCTGGTCGCGCGCGTCGTGGGCGCCAAGATCGGCGAGGGCGTCGGTCAGACCGTCGTGGTGGACAACCGCGCGGGCGCCGGCAGCACGATCGGAAGCCACCTCGCGGCGACCGCGCCCCCCGACGGCTACACGATCCTCGTCTCGCACATCGGGCTTGCGATCAACGAGACGCTTTTCGCAAGGCTTCCTTACGATGCACTGAAACAGCTCACGGCGATCGCAAGGATCGGCAGCACGCCCAACGCCGTGGTCGTGAAGAATGCGCTGCCGGTGAAAACGATGCAGGATTTCGTCGCGCTCGCCAAGAAAGAGCCGGGCAAGCTCGACTACGGCTCCGGCGGCGTCGGCAGCACGGGGCATCTGTCGGTCGCGCTCCTGGAATACGTCGGCGGCCTGAAGTTCAACCACGTCCCGTACAAAGGAGGCGGTCCTTCGGTCACCGCCACGGCCGCCGGCCAGGTTCACTTCGCCATTCCCGCGCTGCCGACCGCGGCACCGCACATCAAGGCGGGCAGGGTGCGCATCCTGGCGGTCACGGGCGCCAAGCGCTCACCTTCGATGCCGGATGTGCCGACGGTGACCGAAGCGGCCGTACCGGGCTATGAGTTCGACTCGTGGTTCGGGATATTCGCGCCCGCGGGCACGCCTCCGGCGATCATCTCGCGCCTGAACAAGGTGATCGTGACCGCGCTCGGCACCGCCGAGCTGCGCGATCAACTGAGCCGCGCCGGCCTCGATCCCGAGCCTTCGACCCCGGAGGAAATGGGCAAGATCCTGCGCACCGATGTGGCGAAGTGGGCCAAGATCATCAAAGCCGCCGGAATTCCGATCAATCAGTAG
- a CDS encoding MmgE/PrpD family protein: MDKTTEQIARYVTALRYEDLTPEAIHTAKKLLVDAIGCAVGGYHGAPSAIARKLAAKTNGTPPARVLGSGALTSMEAATFANSVTIRYLDFNDTYTSVGEGHPSDALPAALAVADAFRLDGRQTLVAMIAAYEVYNALCDATSLRDKGWDHGYFVVFAAAVGAGKLLGLDLERMGNAIALAAGPNVPTRQTRSGELTMWKGCACAASARGGVFAALLANEGMTAPTAAFEGKHGVWDQVTRPFTLGELGRHPRGSGVERTGIKFFPTEYHSQIPMGLALEIRAKVAPEDIEEVHVETYNLAWSEIGSEREKWDPKTRETADHSLPYMLAAALQDGSVSLDMFTPARIADPALRPLMNRIRVSDNPEFTRAFPVAMMNRITVVTKSGKRFVESGSYPKGHLENPLSDDEVNRKYRALCRGRMEESASEGLLDTLWALEREAEIGAVLERVRVNQP, from the coding sequence ATGGACAAGACGACCGAACAGATCGCGCGCTACGTCACCGCGCTGCGTTACGAAGACCTCACACCGGAAGCGATCCATACCGCGAAGAAGCTACTGGTCGATGCGATCGGCTGCGCCGTCGGCGGTTACCACGGCGCGCCGTCGGCGATCGCGCGCAAGCTCGCGGCGAAAACGAATGGCACGCCGCCCGCGCGCGTGCTCGGTTCGGGCGCGCTCACCTCGATGGAAGCGGCGACGTTCGCGAACTCGGTGACGATCCGCTACCTCGATTTCAACGACACTTACACCTCGGTCGGCGAAGGCCATCCGAGCGACGCGCTGCCGGCGGCGTTGGCAGTCGCGGACGCCTTTCGACTGGACGGCAGACAGACCCTGGTCGCGATGATCGCGGCCTACGAGGTTTACAACGCGCTCTGCGACGCGACTTCGCTGCGCGACAAGGGCTGGGACCACGGTTACTTCGTCGTGTTCGCGGCCGCGGTGGGCGCAGGCAAGCTGCTGGGCCTGGATCTCGAGCGTATGGGCAACGCGATCGCCCTCGCCGCCGGTCCCAACGTGCCGACGCGACAGACCCGCAGCGGCGAGCTGACGATGTGGAAAGGCTGCGCGTGCGCGGCTTCGGCGCGCGGAGGGGTTTTCGCCGCGCTGCTCGCGAACGAAGGCATGACCGCGCCGACCGCCGCGTTCGAAGGCAAGCACGGCGTATGGGATCAGGTCACGCGGCCTTTCACGTTGGGCGAGCTCGGCAGGCATCCGCGCGGCTCGGGCGTCGAGCGCACCGGCATCAAGTTCTTCCCCACCGAGTACCACTCGCAGATCCCGATGGGCCTCGCGCTCGAGATCCGCGCGAAAGTCGCCCCCGAAGACATCGAGGAGGTCCATGTCGAGACCTACAACCTCGCGTGGAGCGAGATCGGCAGCGAGCGCGAGAAGTGGGATCCGAAGACGCGCGAGACCGCCGACCACAGCCTGCCCTACATGCTCGCGGCGGCGCTCCAGGACGGATCGGTCTCGCTCGACATGTTCACCCCGGCGCGCATCGCCGACCCCGCGCTGCGTCCTCTCATGAACCGCATCCGCGTCAGCGACAACCCCGAGTTCACCCGGGCGTTCCCGGTCGCCATGATGAACCGCATCACCGTCGTCACGAAATCGGGAAAGCGCTTCGTCGAGAGCGGGAGCTACCCCAAAGGCCACCTCGAGAACCCGCTGAGCGACGACGAAGTCAACCGGAAATACCGCGCGCTCTGCCGCGGCCGCATGGAAGAGAGCGCGAGCGAAGGGCTGCTCGATACGCTATGGGCGCTCGAGCGCGAGGCCGAGATCGGCGCCGTGCTCGAGCGGGTGCGCGTCAATCAGCCGTGA
- a CDS encoding tripartite tricarboxylate transporter substrate binding protein — protein sequence MSRYLQVAVGILLATLGGGVRAAGYPERPVRMIVPFSPGGGTDIIGRVLAERFTDQFGKPFIVDNRPGGGAMIGANLVAKANPDGHTLLVGTSAELTISPSIYGGAPYNPETDFVPLALLGVSPVVLVASPKFDGKDVREIINRAKASPGKLAIANGGTGAAPHLAGELLKSIAGVNYIMVPYKGAGPALIDVMGGQVELSFTTIASVLGYIRSNRIKPIAVIAAKRSSLLPEVPSVAEQGIPNYEAVTWFGLFTPAHTRKEVNDTLREATDKALRDKAMQSRLETLGIEAGSVEAGGEALTTRIRTELARWSKVVKAAGIKGE from the coding sequence ATGTCGCGTTACCTGCAAGTCGCGGTCGGGATTCTTCTCGCAACGCTCGGCGGCGGCGTCCGGGCCGCCGGCTACCCCGAGCGCCCGGTGCGCATGATCGTTCCCTTCTCCCCCGGCGGCGGGACCGACATCATCGGGCGGGTGCTCGCCGAGCGCTTCACCGATCAGTTCGGCAAGCCGTTCATCGTCGACAACCGCCCCGGCGGCGGCGCGATGATCGGCGCGAATCTCGTCGCCAAGGCGAACCCCGACGGTCACACCCTGCTCGTCGGCACCTCCGCCGAGCTCACGATCTCCCCTTCGATCTACGGCGGTGCGCCGTACAACCCCGAGACCGATTTCGTGCCGCTCGCGCTGCTGGGCGTGTCGCCGGTCGTGCTGGTCGCGAGCCCGAAGTTCGACGGCAAGGACGTGCGCGAGATCATCAACCGCGCCAAGGCGTCGCCCGGCAAGCTCGCGATCGCCAACGGCGGCACGGGCGCCGCGCCTCACCTCGCCGGCGAGCTCCTGAAGAGCATCGCGGGCGTCAATTACATCATGGTGCCTTACAAGGGCGCGGGGCCGGCCCTCATCGACGTCATGGGCGGTCAGGTCGAGCTTTCGTTCACCACGATCGCATCGGTGCTCGGGTATATCCGGTCGAACCGCATCAAGCCGATCGCGGTGATCGCCGCGAAGCGCTCGTCGCTGCTGCCCGAGGTCCCCTCGGTGGCCGAGCAAGGTATACCGAATTACGAAGCGGTCACGTGGTTCGGCCTCTTCACGCCGGCGCACACGCGCAAGGAGGTCAACGATACGCTGCGCGAGGCGACCGACAAGGCGCTGCGCGACAAGGCGATGCAGTCCCGGCTCGAAACGCTGGGGATCGAGGCCGGCTCGGTGGAAGCCGGCGGCGAAGCGCTCACCACACGCATACGCACCGAGCTCGCGCGCTGGAGCAAAGTGGTCAAGGCGGCAGGCATCAAAGGGGAGTAA
- a CDS encoding mandelate racemase/muconate lactonizing enzyme family protein, which translates to MNAPLVHDAAAAAGSGSEVRITRVETLPLRVPLTTPVKIASGAARPYVEVVIVRLHTNEGFVGIGETQAWRRQGSAETLSSLIRVIEDHFAPHIVGRSPFEIARIMKACDEASWHSYYAQAPVGDALFDLQGKILGVPVYQLLGGKYRSEVGGCAVLYIKPTLEETLDGAADFQARGFRSFTVKVGLDLEADVANVRGIRERFGPGAIIRVDANAGMGFDGALKLLKRIEPYDIDAAEQLLPLHDVDGMAELARRVDIPIMTDECVANDHDLLHVICKRAATVVQTKVAKNGGLWYSRKLWHIADAAGMRIYPGNHPCTSIATASVAHLAAAWPGPLLEGPFSAGICGALAEDIVSDPLEVHGHRVQVPDKPGLGVTLDEAKINRLRVEM; encoded by the coding sequence ATGAACGCGCCGCTCGTACACGACGCCGCCGCTGCCGCGGGGAGCGGAAGCGAAGTCCGCATCACCCGCGTCGAGACCCTGCCGCTGCGCGTTCCGCTCACCACGCCCGTGAAGATCGCGAGCGGGGCGGCGCGTCCTTACGTCGAGGTCGTGATCGTGCGCCTGCACACGAACGAAGGCTTCGTGGGCATCGGCGAGACACAGGCGTGGCGCAGGCAAGGCAGCGCCGAAACGCTCTCGAGCCTGATACGCGTGATCGAGGACCACTTCGCGCCGCACATCGTCGGGCGCTCCCCTTTCGAGATCGCGCGCATCATGAAAGCGTGCGACGAGGCGAGCTGGCACAGCTATTACGCGCAGGCGCCGGTCGGCGATGCGCTGTTCGACCTCCAGGGCAAGATCCTCGGCGTGCCGGTGTACCAGCTCCTCGGCGGCAAGTACCGCTCGGAGGTCGGCGGCTGCGCGGTGCTCTACATCAAACCCACGCTCGAAGAGACGCTCGACGGCGCAGCGGACTTCCAAGCGCGCGGGTTTCGCAGTTTCACGGTCAAGGTCGGCCTCGATCTCGAAGCCGACGTCGCCAACGTGCGCGGCATCCGCGAGCGCTTCGGACCGGGCGCGATCATCCGCGTCGACGCGAACGCCGGCATGGGTTTCGACGGCGCGCTGAAGCTTCTGAAGCGCATCGAGCCTTACGACATCGACGCCGCCGAGCAGCTCCTGCCGCTGCACGACGTCGACGGCATGGCCGAGCTCGCGCGGCGCGTCGACATCCCGATCATGACCGACGAGTGCGTCGCCAACGACCACGATCTGCTGCACGTGATCTGCAAGCGCGCGGCGACCGTCGTGCAAACCAAGGTCGCCAAGAACGGCGGGCTCTGGTACTCGCGCAAGCTCTGGCACATCGCTGACGCGGCGGGCATGCGCATCTATCCGGGCAACCATCCCTGCACGAGCATCGCCACCGCGTCGGTCGCGCATCTCGCCGCCGCGTGGCCGGGGCCGTTGCTCGAGGGGCCGTTCTCCGCGGGGATCTGCGGCGCGCTCGCCGAGGACATCGTGTCCGATCCGCTCGAAGTGCACGGGCACCGGGTGCAGGTGCCGGACAAGCCCGGGCTCGGCGTAACGCTCGACGAAGCCAAGATAAACCGGCTGCGGGTCGAGATGTAA
- a CDS encoding amidohydrolase family protein: MKTAIVNLGAIVSGDWRDPYVKGDSILMQEGKISAVGTVAARDVEQCDVVIDADGAVAIPGLIDSQVHNTFGDYTPRQKTVGFLESYVHGGVTTAIGASEVHVPGRPKDPQGVKALAIAAKKCFDHFRPGGMRVYAGSIIMEPGLVEQDFEDCAKAGVWLAKAGFGAVETPYDYAPMVGWARKHGMITTVHTGGSSIPGSSGIWADHLIRMRPHVSFHVNGGPVAMPDDNYPRIVNESDVALQVCIAGNLRTTLMLADMVRKVDQFDRFLIATDTPTGSGVMPLGMMYMITYLASLTDMPVEHAIAAATGNNARVYGINSGFLREGRDADVVILDACVGGSKDNALDALRNGDIAAVAGVVTDGVPRFIGRSRNTPAPNRTVRVTQCRIPQDYSLPAH; this comes from the coding sequence ATGAAAACGGCGATCGTGAACCTCGGCGCCATCGTCTCGGGCGACTGGCGCGACCCCTACGTCAAAGGCGATTCCATCCTGATGCAGGAGGGAAAGATCAGCGCGGTCGGCACCGTCGCCGCGCGCGACGTCGAGCAGTGCGACGTCGTCATCGACGCCGACGGTGCGGTCGCGATTCCCGGCCTCATCGATTCGCAGGTCCACAACACCTTCGGCGATTACACGCCGCGCCAGAAGACGGTCGGCTTCCTCGAAAGCTACGTCCACGGCGGCGTGACGACCGCGATCGGCGCCTCCGAAGTTCACGTACCCGGGCGGCCGAAGGACCCGCAAGGCGTGAAAGCGCTCGCGATCGCGGCGAAGAAATGCTTCGACCACTTCCGTCCGGGCGGCATGCGGGTGTACGCCGGCTCGATCATCATGGAGCCGGGCCTGGTCGAGCAGGATTTCGAAGACTGCGCGAAGGCGGGCGTGTGGCTCGCGAAGGCGGGTTTCGGGGCGGTCGAGACGCCGTACGATTACGCGCCGATGGTCGGCTGGGCACGCAAGCACGGCATGATCACGACGGTCCATACCGGCGGCTCGTCGATCCCCGGCTCCTCGGGCATCTGGGCGGACCATCTGATCCGCATGCGCCCCCACGTCTCGTTCCACGTGAACGGCGGGCCGGTCGCCATGCCCGACGACAACTATCCGCGCATCGTCAACGAAAGCGACGTCGCGCTGCAAGTGTGCATCGCGGGCAACCTCCGGACCACGCTGATGCTCGCGGACATGGTGCGCAAGGTCGACCAGTTCGACCGCTTCCTCATCGCCACCGATACGCCCACGGGCAGCGGCGTCATGCCGCTCGGCATGATGTACATGATCACGTATCTCGCGAGCCTGACCGACATGCCGGTCGAGCACGCGATCGCCGCCGCGACCGGCAACAATGCGCGGGTCTACGGCATCAACTCGGGCTTTCTGCGCGAAGGGCGCGACGCCGACGTCGTCATCCTCGACGCGTGCGTCGGCGGCTCCAAGGACAACGCGCTCGACGCCTTGCGTAACGGCGACATCGCGGCGGTCGCCGGCGTCGTCACCGACGGCGTTCCCCGCTTCATCGGCCGCAGCCGCAATACCCCCGCTCCCAATCGCACCGTGCGCGTCACGCAATGCCGCATACCGCAGGATTACTCGCTGCCCGCGCACTGA
- a CDS encoding amino acid synthesis family protein — MRSFHTLVEHRTIEAGRASETPLRKVAAIAVIENPYAGGYVEDLKPLIEASADLGRELAALAVRAMEPFHGESYGKAAIVGTSGEQEHGNAVLTTTFADPLRKALGGGTAWISSFTKRAAPGTPIDVPLAYKDALYVRSHYDGMTIMLPDAPQPDEIAVIVCLANRGRLNARVGGLEKSRAKGLDGLS; from the coding sequence GTGAGGAGCTTTCATACGCTCGTCGAGCACAGGACGATCGAGGCAGGACGCGCGAGCGAGACCCCGCTGCGCAAAGTCGCGGCGATCGCCGTCATCGAGAATCCCTACGCCGGCGGCTACGTCGAGGACCTGAAGCCGCTGATCGAGGCGAGCGCCGACCTGGGCCGCGAGCTCGCGGCGCTCGCGGTGCGCGCGATGGAACCTTTCCACGGGGAAAGCTACGGCAAGGCCGCCATCGTGGGCACGTCCGGCGAACAGGAGCACGGGAACGCAGTGCTCACCACGACGTTCGCCGATCCGCTGCGTAAAGCGCTCGGCGGCGGCACCGCGTGGATCTCCTCGTTCACCAAGCGCGCCGCGCCGGGGACGCCGATTGACGTTCCCCTCGCCTACAAGGATGCGCTGTACGTGCGCTCGCATTACGACGGAATGACGATCATGCTGCCGGATGCGCCTCAGCCCGACGAGATCGCGGTGATCGTCTGCCTCGCCAACCGCGGGCGCCTCAACGCGCGCGTGGGCGGACTGGAGAAGAGCCGCGCGAAAGGCCTCGACGGCCTGTCCTGA
- a CDS encoding MmgE/PrpD family protein, giving the protein MDRTTAHLAEYATGLRYEHLTTDAVRATETLLLDSIGCAIGGYHSEPARIARRIAARASSTPPATVWGSGASSSVEAAAFANGVMVRYLDFNDTYMSLEVAHPSDFIPAILAVAEAHHKSGRDALLAIVAAVEVFASFADSCNLFNKGYDHGFYISLGATAGLGNLLGLDRERMANAIALTCAANVPIRQTRSGALTMWKGCAAPHAARASVTATELAREGMTGPSAIFEGRHGVRDQVTGPFELAPFGGNGAPYAVERTGIKFFPTEYNSLLPLELILKLREHVKADDVESIHVETYHFTYTEIGSEPEKWRPTTRETADHSLPYMLAVALSDGDISVASFSEERIRDPKLPPLMDRIRISENEEFTRKCPESMECRIEVVDTRGRRFVEAGSHPKGHAKNPMSEAEVETKFRKLCAGLVTDARRDAIEEAVWSLGDARDIGDVLNLIRLDIQGEPA; this is encoded by the coding sequence GTGGATAGAACGACCGCGCACCTCGCGGAGTACGCGACCGGCCTGCGCTACGAGCACCTCACGACCGACGCCGTGCGCGCGACCGAGACGCTCCTGCTCGATTCGATCGGCTGTGCGATCGGCGGTTATCACAGCGAGCCCGCGCGCATTGCGCGCCGCATCGCCGCGCGTGCGAGCAGCACGCCGCCGGCGACCGTCTGGGGCTCCGGTGCGTCGAGCTCGGTGGAAGCCGCGGCTTTCGCGAACGGCGTCATGGTCCGCTACCTCGACTTCAACGACACCTACATGTCGCTGGAAGTCGCGCACCCCAGCGATTTCATTCCGGCGATACTCGCGGTCGCCGAGGCCCATCACAAGAGCGGCCGCGACGCGCTGCTCGCGATCGTCGCGGCGGTCGAAGTGTTCGCGAGCTTCGCGGACTCGTGCAACCTGTTCAACAAGGGCTACGACCACGGGTTCTACATCTCGCTCGGGGCGACCGCGGGCCTCGGCAACCTGCTCGGGCTCGACCGTGAGCGCATGGCGAACGCCATCGCGCTCACGTGCGCGGCCAACGTGCCCATCCGCCAGACCCGCAGCGGCGCGCTGACGATGTGGAAAGGCTGTGCGGCGCCTCACGCCGCGCGAGCGTCGGTCACCGCGACCGAGCTTGCGCGTGAAGGCATGACCGGACCTTCGGCGATATTCGAAGGCCGCCACGGCGTCCGGGACCAGGTCACCGGTCCCTTCGAGCTCGCGCCGTTCGGGGGCAACGGCGCGCCCTACGCCGTGGAGAGAACCGGCATCAAGTTCTTCCCGACCGAGTACAACTCGCTGCTGCCGCTCGAGCTCATCCTGAAGCTGCGCGAGCACGTCAAAGCCGACGACGTCGAATCGATACACGTCGAGACGTATCACTTCACCTATACCGAGATCGGGAGCGAGCCCGAGAAGTGGCGGCCGACCACCCGCGAGACCGCCGATCACAGCCTGCCGTACATGCTCGCGGTGGCGCTCTCCGACGGCGACATCTCGGTCGCTTCGTTCAGCGAGGAGCGCATCCGCGACCCGAAGCTGCCGCCGCTCATGGACCGTATCCGCATCAGCGAGAACGAGGAGTTCACGCGCAAGTGCCCGGAATCGATGGAGTGCCGCATCGAGGTGGTCGACACGCGAGGACGGCGTTTCGTCGAAGCCGGAAGCCATCCCAAAGGCCACGCGAAGAACCCGATGAGCGAGGCCGAGGTCGAGACCAAGTTCCGCAAGCTCTGTGCGGGGCTGGTCACGGACGCTCGGCGCGACGCGATCGAGGAGGCGGTGTGGAGCCTCGGGGACGCGCGCGACATCGGCGACGTGCTGAATCTGATTCGCCTCGACATCCAGGGAGAGCCCGCATGA